CCCTCCTGATTAATGAACTATTTCGGTGTTATGATCCGAATGTTGCAACATCTAACATACAACACCTGTGTGAACTGTATTTTTCATCAGGGGAAGGCTTAACGGTAGAATTCAGGGGGAGTCAACTAAAgttggctgagtcactgatttgCTAACTCAGGGGGAGCTGAGATGTACAACCATTTTTGGgttgttttgtccagaaaggcaaaaagagggagattgaaaggaattttattccttgatatattttccttttttatctttaatattttgcctttctagatatgaggataatctcgaaattgatgatatgatctcttataaattcaatatgtgatataagactatattttgatatgactcgtaatatctttaagatatgatatcataatatctttaagatatgatatcacaatatctttaagatattatccttgttttaaaaagagtttgtttcctaatgaaatttgtttttctatgttaaataggactcaaaggagaagaaacgaAAGTGTGAGAGAGTGACGATACAGAGCAAAAACTTTCGGAGAGACAGAGATGCATTTGTACGAAGAAAAGGTTTTCTGATTGAAGCCATCTCGTGATTGATAACTTGTTGCTGTAAAGTGCTGCCAACATCCgaagacaacacctaatcacCGTGTTGATTAGTGTGTggagttttgaagatttttttcacttctcagttgatgcatcctatgtattttggttatacggtttgttagaggtttaggatgcaatttgttactcgccttaataagggagttgttttattctttcactagtattggttttgtaaacttacaagtttttttAGTGCattattttgccctgaggcaccgcataagtattttatacttgtgcataatttacatctcgtatctcgtattattatcattattccagctacgtgtaggtgtgttaaaatcataatttccgctgcatgttgtcgtgggtgttacaacacctacgcacaacacctacattctgatacacacaacactcactCTCAACTCACACATACACTGTGGAAACAGAACTTTCACTTTTGATTTCGGCTGCTCAGTCGTTGAACCCAAAGTGTTCAGATCATCAttagatttttcatttttgactcTAAGAAAACAAAATGAATTTCAAAAGCTAGTCCAACCATATTCAATTTTGACAAAGTGTTTCAGTCGCATTATTGTGAGCTTTATGCAATGGGACTATGGGAGAGACATAGTACGCAGGACTATGTATCTTCTTGGCACAGTACAACAGGAAACAAAGCATGATccaatatttgaaattaaaaaccAAAAAGCTAGTTGAATATTAGCAGAGGAAAAGGGAAACAGGCGGTATGAAAATAAACATTATATGAAGGAAAGGGTTATCATATTATGATTATGAAGACATACGCGTTAGTTGTGGAGTCTCCTATTGAAAGAGAAGCATGCACATTATCATCCTGTAAAAGGCTATGAACTTAGAATCTGACACCAAAATATATCCAAGAGTAACTTTTTTTTCCAAAACCACATAACGGCTTAAACATACTGAATCTGCAGCATCAGAATATCCACTTGAAAAGGATGACTGGTGTAGAAGTTGTGAAACTTGTTTAGATAAAGACAACTGATGTTGAAGTTGTGAAGCTTGTTTAGACAAAGACATCTGATGATGAAGTTGTTTGCTTTGTATATCTTCATCTTTTTCTGTTATAACATCATCATCCTGAATCTGAAAGAATATGTAGTTAAGCAAGAAACAATTGCATCGATTAAATCTAGCAcacaaaattcgaaaatattgaaTACCAATGAGGCCTGCGCCTTCATGTCTTCAAGGTTGAAGTTCCAATCACTAATCTCACGTATATATTCGTTCTGCAGATGTTTGTGaccaaattaaagaaaaactcgCAACAAACACCAAGCACAAAAAGGTTGAGTTCTCACAATATGTTTTTTAACAAGTTGAGACCAAATTTTCTTCAAATGAAAACTATACACTAGTCAAGAAATTGCATCCATTTTATTAAAACTATGGGGAGATTTAAAATCAACCTCGCGCCAAAAAAGTTATAATAAAACCTTATCTCAGTTATCAAGGATTAATTATAacctattttatttgaaaacagaGATTGTTGTTTGAAAAAAGGACTTGACAGAAACAGCCGAGGATGCAAAAGTAAACATCATTTCAAAAAGACTGATTCCTAGAAGGAAATATTATACAGCtggatatatatttttatggagACCCGTTGCTTCAAAGTATGAACTTAAAATCAGATATATAAATGTACACGAATTGCTATGAATATCAAACAAATAATCAGCTGTTGATATTGGGTTCATCAACTTGTCATTGTCACCGAGGGGCGAGGATGTGGAATCAAACCTGTGATATTTCTTCTTTCTGTCCATCTGGAATTTTCTTTTGTGCAAGCATGTCTTCCTTCTTTCTCTAAACATATAATACTTTTATTTTAGAATATGTTCACATCGAGAAATATATGATGATGATGACAGCTATTAACTATTATTTTGGAACAGCGTTATAAAATAACAAACCTTTAATGCCTGAAGACAATCACCAAGAGTTGGCAACCCCTCTATTAGAGTTCTAGAAATATAGTCATTAGATCTTGCTTGCTTGAAAAAAGAATGCCTCATTAACTTTTTTGCAGACGGCCTTTTTAAAGGATCTTTTACCAAACAACCAGCAATCATCTGCTTAAAGGACTGGAAATGCAATTACAGGACACAAACATGTAAATAAATGTTTCATTGATTATTATCAGACATGCTTTTCAGTAATATACCTTAGAGAACTTTTTGTCGCTCTCGTAATCAAGACCTGGGGGTGCATTTTGCAAGGTCATGAGCAATACCTATAAAAGCAAACCATACTGTGAACATTCTTGAATCAGAAAATAACCTGGTTACCAGAGGGCTCCCATGTTGAAAGAAAACCCTACTTAGATCAATAAAGACCTTCATTGGAGGGTATTTTGAGAAAGGGGCATGACCATGGGCAAGCTCCAAAGCGGTTATGCCAAAAGACCAAATATCAGCTCTGCAAAACATTTACCCTTCAAGTGAGAAAAACTTCCGTATCTTTGGTTATTATAGAAACTGTAGAAGTATACAAGACTTATCCACTGACTTGAAGTCATAACCATGCAATTGTTCCATGACTTCTGGAGCCATCCTACACAAATACAAAATTCACTCCCATGATACAGACACAAAAAGGACAAATGGTGAAAGACTAAGCTCAAACTGAACTCTATAATGAGCAACATCATTCAAACAATGTGAATTTTATGAACTCAAGCTTATCTGTCACTTTGGCTACGCAACCAACAATTTATTGAAGTTCCCACTGATAATTGCACCGAGTATAGAAGGATGGTGTCAAATGTTATAATTTCCAATGAATAGATTTAGTTTTTATCGTATTAgtattttgttaaatattatCCTATCAATCTATGGTTGTCAATCTTGCCAGATGCTCATAAGTCATAACATTCAGATACCAGAccgacataaaaaataaatcaccaAGGGTCTTAGTTGCAGGAAAAGGTATAGAACACTGAATCATTTGACTCATACCGGCAAGGAGTGCCCACAAATGTATTTCTCATACGTTGCCTGTCACCAGAATCAAACAAGCAGGCAGAAACACCTAAATCCCCAAGTTTGATACCACCATgtgcatcaatcagaatattaCCAGCCTGACAGaacacaataaaataaagtaatgCACAATATTAACATGATAAAAGATGTGAATATTGCGCACTATACTAACCACGTGTCAAGGGCCTGGTGCTAATTTATTGTGATTGTATTAAAGCAAGTGCCCAGCACGATGCTCATGCTAACACAGGCACTCAGCTCAAAAAGATTCTTTTTTGCATGTTACATAAACTTCCTGAAATTTCGAACTAGAAAATGCTACTTCTCATTACACACGTAAGAGTTTTTCACACACATTTATAACCTCACAATAACTTGAAAGGAACCTAGTTTAGATGATGATGTGGTCCATGGAATCGAAAACTGCTGATACATGCCTTTGACATTTCTTGTAAAAAAACTCATACTTAAGGAGCAGACTCAATTAAGTAAAACCCTCAATTAAGTAAATTTTAGAACTTAAGGAGCAAACTCGATTAAGAAGAACACAtgttttttccttaaaaccaccCTTAATTGTTGCACCTGTACAATATTCTTATGATTATCATTAACAGAAGGAAATGATATGACTTAGAGAGCCGCAATCAAGATTTTTGTATCCTTACCCTTGATTAGTGAAACAGAAAAATAATGGCTCGCTTTCTCATCTCATTGGAACCTTCGCAACAACCACCTATCCAAACATGAAAGCTATTGAGTACTATGTTAATCCAGTCCCTAGAGATACAAGGCATGATCCACAGTCTCTACCATGTCTTATCATGCGCTGGAAATATCCTTTCTATCAAGCTTTTTTGAAATTACCATACTGAATGACAATTAAAAGTTTAAGCAATTAAAGAGATCAGACACTTAAGTTTCTTATTTTCAACTGCCATAAAATACACACTTTAAGTAGATTGTATTTTGACAAAATTAAACAGACATCTACTCACCTTGACATCACGATGAATGTGGCCATGTTGATGAAGATATTCCAAGCCCTTCAACACCTCACGTAAAATTGTAGCAATAACTACCTCCTCGAAACCATTTGGATGCACAGCCTTCAATATGTGAAGGCAAGAACCTCCAGCCATGTAAGGCATAACAACCCACAGAGTGTGATCAATAACAAAGGAGCAGTGTGATTTAAGAACATTTGGGTGGTCAACTAGGACCATTGTTTGCGCTTCCCGTTAAACATTATTCTGGATGTAAATGCCGGAACTGAGTAAGAAAATTCATTTTGCCAAAGTTTCAGGATGCAGGATTGATCATCATTCATTTAGAATGACTAGTTTAAGGACGTACGAACATATCCAGGATGTCGTACATGTAACTAAGTGAAATTGCTTCTAATAGAACTGATAAAGTTTATAAGATTAGCTCTTGGTGAAAACATTATAGCATAAATATAAATGAACTTCCATTTTTAACAAAACACTCTTTAAATAACAAGGGAAACACCGCAAACACCTATCACAAACATTTCAAAGTCATAAGTCTTCATTCACAGGATTAATATTCATAATCATAACTTGGCAGAGAGATGAAGTACCAGATCACAATTAGCCAGCTCAAAGTCCAGAATTTTGATGGCAACTATCTCATCAAGCGGATCGCACAGCGCCCTATGGACCGAGGCACTGACACCATTCCCAATCTCCTCAAACAGAGTATAATGCTCTGCTCCAATTGGATATTTCTTCTTCTCCTTCTCCATTGAACTCAAACCTCAATCTACAATCAAAACACTCACGTAAATACAAATCAACCCCAAAGCACAGCCTCGAAGCTCGATACAGATATAACTACGCCTAGCTGGTCATCCTAGAATTCGAAATTCATCAAGAAATAAACCTGATTCTAGACCCACATAAACAGACACGTTGAAATTCAAGCTTTCTTAGAGAATTTCCTCATCATCATCAGTTGCATGGATGAATAAACGCAGAACATCCTACATTCGAAACTCCATCAACAAACAAACCCAATTtggaaaaacaaaaaacaaacttGCGTAGACTCGttgaattcaatctttcttcgTGATTTTGCTCCTTCTCATCTATTGCATGTGATATCAACCAAGAGCGTGAATAAATGCAGAAGCATCCTAGAATCCGAAACTCGTCAACAAATTAAACCGATTCCAAAACCCAGAACAGAATAACGTAAAAACTcaactttattcgagattttcCTGCTCTTCATCCGTTGCATGTGAAGCCAATAGGCAATAGTACACATGGTTAGCCGGAACGGAACGGGAACGGTGACAACTGTTCCAAAGTTCAGGGCAAATCGGTGATTGTGTTGTAGCGCTGTTCTTCGACTGTTTTATCGGCGATTTAACGGGAAAGCAGAACGGAATGGGCGGAACGGAACGGTTTTGGTGTTTAAAAAATATGGTTATGAGATATTCATGGTTCATTACGGTGTATGGTAATAgaatgattatgttattgatattatatttcatagttgttgatgattatgaaaatgaatgtgtagaatagaaagttgatcttgaGCCAAATAGGAAATGGAACTGCataaacggtatgaaaaatgtggcagtagttgtggtttatAGTATAATGtcttgtatattgatccaattgttgTGAGACtatttccattagaaagataagatataaggctataactttcatgttttgagttttgttcaaatcattagggaagacgagccaaaagtggcccgaagtgtgtcgtgtgtatcgttgttcttgcactgacacatgttaggaaaatgagcataactttttacacagaccttcaaatgacatgaggtcaattggagatgaaagaaaacacatagggctacaactttaatgttgaccacttttgctaattcggaagttaaaaatgagtttttcggCAGAATGTGGCGTGCATATGGACAATCACGTCAATATCCAAATGTTCGAAATCAATTTAATCTACGAGATAGTGATGAAAAATATAACAATGATCTCGCTCCTCCGCGTCACTCTTCATGGTATTAGCTTTGGTATGTTATAATTTTTAGTGTGTATTTCTTATT
This window of the Primulina tabacum isolate GXHZ01 chromosome 4, ASM2559414v2, whole genome shotgun sequence genome carries:
- the LOC142542408 gene encoding serine/threonine-protein kinase BLUS1-like, with protein sequence MVLVDHPNVLKSHCSFVIDHTLWVVMPYMAGGSCLHILKAVHPNGFEEVVIATILREVLKGLEYLHQHGHIHRDVKAGNILIDAHGGIKLGDLGVSACLFDSGDRQRMRNTFVGTPCRMAPEVMEQLHGYDFKADIWSFGITALELAHGHAPFSKYPPMKVLLMTLQNAPPGLDYESDKKFSKSFKQMIAGCLVKDPLKRPSAKKLMRHSFFKQARSNDYISRTLIEGLPTLGDCLQALKRKKEDMLAQKKIPDGQKEEISQNEYIREISDWNFNLEDMKAQASLIQDDDVITEKDEDIQSKQLHHQMSLSKQASQLQHQLSLSKQVSQLLHQSSFSSGYSDAADSDDNVHASLSIGDSTTNADKEQVFSSGGAAGQRTTDNGHLDIMSRGLKASTSVDELEETAKCAVVQQKGRFKVTSENVEIEKVVPAPTLQKSYSMQVITQHPAISLSFPSNATQSNPLGHAIFPMLQSVLQSNISQRVMHGCEKITLGVLLNFFFICLWFS